In Acidobacteriota bacterium, the genomic window CTCGAGATCCCGGGGATAACGGTCGAAGTCCTCCCCCGGTCCAAATTGGATGGGATTCACAAACACGCTCACCACCACGATGTCGGAGCGCCTCCTTGCCTCCCGGATCAGGGAGAGATGTCCCTCATGGAAATAGCCCATCGTGGGGACAAAACCAACCCTCTTCCCTTGAGATCGGGCACGCTCCGAGAGCCTTTTCATCTCCTCTATAGCCTTTACGATCCTCATCGCTTAACCCCAAACCTCTCCCTCAATCTCTCCTTGACCTCCTCCGGCAGATGATAGCTCTCGCTATCATCAGGAAAGCTACCCTCCCTTACATCACTTGCAAACCGGGAAAGGGCTTCCCTCACCACCGAGTAGATATCGGCATACCTCCTCACAAACTTGGGGACAATATCCTGGTAGAAACCGAGGAGATCGTAGGAGACGAGCACCTGTCCATCGCAACCAGCACCAGCACCGATGCCGATGGTAGGTATGGTGAGCCGTTCCGATATTATCTCCGCTATCTCTACCGGAACCCCCTCAAGGACGATTGAAAAAACCCCCGCCTCTTGAAGCGCCTCAGCATCGGAGATGAGCTCCTCTGCCCTCGAAAGCTCCTTCCCCTGCACCCGGTAGCCCCCGAAGACATTCACCGACTGGGGGGTAAGCCCAAGATGCCCCATCACCGGGATCTCCGCATCGATCAAGCGACGGATCATCGGGAGCCTCTTCCTTCCTCCCTCTATCTTCACCGCCTCCGCCCCCCCTTCCACTATCAGCCTCCCCGCATTCCTTATCGTCTCCTCTTCGGTGATGTGGAAGGAGAGATAAGGCATATCGGCGACGATGAGAGGTCTCTTTGCTCCCCGGGAGACGGCAGCGGTATGGCGGACCATATCGTCGAGGGTTACCCTGAGGGTATCCTCATAGCCGAGTACCACCATCCCCAAACTATCTCCCACCAGGATGATATCCACCCCTACCTCATCGAGTATCCTGGCAAGGGGATAATCGTAGGCGGTGAGCATAACTATCCTTTCCTTCCGTTTCTTCTTCTTGAGGATATCGGGGATAGTGATCTTTTCTTCCTTACTCATAACGACCTCCTTTCTCCCCACCTGACTTGGTCCAGGTTGGGGGAAATACGAAAAAGCCCTTCCGAGAGGGAAGGGAACACCCTATCCGAGGAACAGGAGCCAACCCTTCCGTCTCGGTCTCGGATCACCGAGATCCAAGCGGAACATAATACCTCGTTCCTCTCCCCATCCGGCTTATCTCCCGGATGAGCTCATCCACCTCCTCGGGTTTCTTGGTGAAATCAACCTCGGAGGTATTCACCACCAGAAGCGGGGTCTTATTATAGTGGAAGAAAAACCTGTTATACGCCTGGTTCACCTCTTCAAGGTAATCCAGGGAAAGCGACGCCTCCTCTTTCTTCTTTCTCTTTTTTATCCGTTCCCAGAGGACATCGGTAGACGCCTGAAGGTAGATGACGAGATCAGGAGAAGGAACATTAGGAACAAGAAGCGAGTAGAGTTTCTCATAGATGATGAGCTCAGCATCAGCCAAATTGAGGTAAGCGAAGATACGATCCTTCTCGAAGAGGTAATCGGAGATGGTGAGTTTGAAGAAGAGATCCTGCTGGCGTAACCCCTGCTGTTGCTGGTAGCGGGTAAGGAGAAAGAAAAGCTGGGTCTTAAAGGCGGCTTTTTCCCGATTGCGGTAGAACTCCGCCAAGAAAGGGTTCTCACTCTCTTCGAACAAGGGAGCTGCCTTGAGCTTGTGCGCAAGGACCTCTACCAAAGAGGTCTTCCCCACCCCGATGGGACCCTCAACCGCGATATAGCGAAGCCTCAATTCCTCCACTATAGCCCCCTCTTCTGGCTCCCCTAAGTATAGAAAAACATTTTAAGGTTTGCAACCCTATTCCCCGGTAGGCGATTTTAATCTACCCACTAAGATAACCCGGGAGGGATCGGAAAGCTCGCTAAACAGCTCGGAAACGGTCTTCTTGAAAACAGGATGGCAAACAGCCCCCGCAATCTCGACTAACGGAGCGAGTACGAACCTCCTCAGATGCAGGCGGGGATGAGGTATGACGAGATCCTCCTCTTCAACAACCCGCTCCTGGTAGAGAAGGATATCGACATCGATGGTTCGGGGACCGTCCTTCACCGATCGTACCCGCCCCAGCTCATTCTCCACCCTCCCCGCCAAACCAAGAAGCGCCCTTGGAGAAAGCCCTGTTTCCACCTCAGCGACCAGGTTCAAAAACCAGGGCTGATCGGGAAATCCCACCGGCTCGGTGAGGTAAAGGGAGGAAAGTAAAAAAGGGTCTGCTCCTCCCCTTTTGAGGAGAAGAACCGCCTGCCTGATGTTTTCCTCCTTATCCCCTAAATTCGAACCAAGTCCGATAAATATCCCCCGCATCTTCCCTATGTTAGAGGTAGGAGACACCATTGTCAAACTGGGCTATCCAAATCCTCAAACTTTGTGCTGATATCAAGTGGGAAGAGATTTGCCATCAGCTATCCCCTCACCCGAGATTGCCAACGATCTCCTCCATTTTGGGAACGATGATCATTTCCTCTACGCAGTAAAGGCGAGGACAGGGAAAGAAAAGATGAAGACTCGGACAACCACAAGGGTTGTCCCTACATTTTAAAGATGAAAGCAAGCACCAGCTGTCGCTTTTATATAATCTCGCGTAGGGACAGGGCTTGCCTCTGTCCGATTAATCTTTTCTTTATCTTGCGGGGAAAGGGGTCTCCCCTATCCATTCAACCACCGCAACCATCCCTCATCGCCCTTGAC contains:
- the panB gene encoding 3-methyl-2-oxobutanoate hydroxymethyltransferase, with amino-acid sequence MSKEEKITIPDILKKKKRKERIVMLTAYDYPLARILDEVGVDIILVGDSLGMVVLGYEDTLRVTLDDMVRHTAAVSRGAKRPLIVADMPYLSFHITEEETIRNAGRLIVEGGAEAVKIEGGRKRLPMIRRLIDAEIPVMGHLGLTPQSVNVFGGYRVQGKELSRAEELISDAEALQEAGVFSIVLEGVPVEIAEIISERLTIPTIGIGAGAGCDGQVLVSYDLLGFYQDIVPKFVRRYADIYSVVREALSRFASDVREGSFPDDSESYHLPEEVKERLRERFGVKR
- a CDS encoding deoxynucleoside kinase, which produces MRLRYIAVEGPIGVGKTSLVEVLAHKLKAAPLFEESENPFLAEFYRNREKAAFKTQLFFLLTRYQQQQGLRQQDLFFKLTISDYLFEKDRIFAYLNLADAELIIYEKLYSLLVPNVPSPDLVIYLQASTDVLWERIKKRKKKEEASLSLDYLEEVNQAYNRFFFHYNKTPLLVVNTSEVDFTKKPEEVDELIREISRMGRGTRYYVPLGSR
- the folK gene encoding 2-amino-4-hydroxy-6-hydroxymethyldihydropteridine diphosphokinase gives rise to the protein MRGIFIGLGSNLGDKEENIRQAVLLLKRGGADPFLLSSLYLTEPVGFPDQPWFLNLVAEVETGLSPRALLGLAGRVENELGRVRSVKDGPRTIDVDILLYQERVVEEEDLVIPHPRLHLRRFVLAPLVEIAGAVCHPVFKKTVSELFSELSDPSRVILVGRLKSPTGE